The Syngnathus typhle isolate RoL2023-S1 ecotype Sweden linkage group LG11, RoL_Styp_1.0, whole genome shotgun sequence genome contains a region encoding:
- the LOC133162305 gene encoding transcriptional regulator QRICH1-like, with protein sequence MNEQEAGVVSFDEYVRQKARTVPQHRMKEFLESLSKGEFSQQGGATTTTTTTTAAMVYQDQTNNCVYTDSTEVAGSLLELACPVQLTSAEISPQLSMHPESEQQLQVQVQIQEQPVLQMATSTQQDMQGMSTSQLVPQEELTEEQQQQIQAQLVAAVSGEQQIQLASGHQIQLQGTQQIQLADGQHIQLEAGQQIQLQGGQQIQLPGGQHIQLQGGQQIQIQDGQQIQLPGGQQIQLQDGQQIQLQSGQQIQLQDAQQIQLPSGQHIQLQGGQQIQLQDGRQIQLMGGQHIQLQDGQQIQLPDGQQIHIQTIEAISPPQQQNSPRETERRTATVSSVLPPAKKRKVDAPLTVSYAVPQGQQVATVIAIPQGQQQNYVSLRPDLLTVDSTQLYSATGTITGPTGETWTIPVYSTAQQQGVTHIAIPQETYNTVQLAAANGKAGSSARSTDGQSVSSGTQEEIVQTLFPAQFMNGNIHIPVAVQTVGGTYNTTQSVHIWDPSQQQNQEDGNEQQIHLQEQGEGEASAEPSAEILVPISLKPDEGLEVWRLWVKRKNIELSKQDKTKLAPIGRRQPLRFQEDLISSAVAELNLGLALMTQEARGSEEEQFAPDVLYYVFLCIQKYLFENGRVDDIFSDPYYTRFCESLNKILTGWKPSVHPLGYIIPSHVTEEMLWECKQLGAHSPWTLLTTLMYFNTKCFRLLTPEQHLKVAFSKVLRHTRKNPTNTKDKATTIRLLKGQSSHKGPDDLYDEQIEDPDNPLRCPIKLYDFYLFKCPQSVKGRNDAYYMTPEPVVAPNSPMWYSSQPLTTQQVEQTLARILVVREIQEIIGAASES encoded by the exons ATGAACGAGCAGGAGGCCGGTGTGGTCTCGTTTGACGAATACGTGCGGCAAAAAGCCCGAACTGTACCCCAGCACAGGATGAAGGAGTTCCTGGAGTCCCTCTCCAAAGGGGAGTTCAGTCAGCAGGGAGGGGCAACCACCACCACTACCACCACCACCGCAGCTATGGTCTATCAAGACCAGACCAACAACTGTGTCTACACTGACAGCACAGAGGTCGCTGGCTCTCTCTTGGAGCTGGCTTGTCCA GTACAGCTGACCTCGGCCGAGATTTCACCTCAGCTTTCCATGCATCCAGAATCGGAACAGCAGCTTCAAGTGCAG GTCCAGATCCAGGAGCAGCCGGTCCTGCAGATGGCTACGTCCACTCAACAAGACATGCAAGGAATGTCAACTTCTCAACTTGTGCCACAGGAAGAGCTGAcagaagagcagcagcagcag ATTCAGGCACAGCTGGTTGCAGCTGTGAGCGGAGAGCAACAGATTCAGTTGGCAAGTGGTCACCAAATCCAACTGCAAGGTACGCAGCAGATACAGCTCGCGGACGGCCAGCATATTCAACTGGAGGCCGGACAACAGATACAGCTACAAGGTGGACAGCAGATTCAGTTGCCGGGCGGCCAGCACATTCAGTTGCAGGGCGGGCAACAGATTCAGATACAAGATGGACAGCAGATCCAACTGCCGGGCGGACAGCAGATCCAACTCCAAGACGGACAGCAGATCCAACTGCAGAGTGGACAGCAGATTCAGCTGCAAGACGCTCAACAAATTCAGCTCCCGAGCGGCCAGCACATCCAGCTGCAGGGCGGGCAACAGATTCAACTCCAAGATGGACGGCAGATTCAACTCATGGGAGGCCAGCACATCCAGCTCCAAGATGGACAGCAGATACAATTACCAGACGGACAACAGATCCACATCCAAACCATTGAGGCTATATCTCCTCCGCAGCAACAGAACTCTCCCAGGGAGACCGAGAGACGGACCGCTACCGTCTCGTCTGTTCTTCCACCCGCCAAGAAGCGCAAGGTGGACGCTCCCTTGACGGTGTCCTACGCCGTTCCTCAGGGGCAGCAAGTGGCCACTGTCATCGCCATCCCTCAAGGGCAGCAACAAAACTACGTGTCCCTGAGGCCTGATTTGCTCACCGTCGACAGCACTCAGCTGTATAGTGCCACGGGAACCATCACCGGGCCCACAGGGGAGACGTGGACCATCCCCGTGTACTCCACCGCTCAGCAGCAGGGCGTGACTCACATCGCCATACCGCAGGAGACGTACAACACGGTGCAACTTGCCGCCGCCAACGGCAAGGCCGGTTCCTCTGCGAGGTCCACCGATGGGCAGTCTGTGTCGAGCGGGACACAGGAGGAAATAGTACAGACGCTGTTTCCCGCCCAGTTCATGAATGGGAACATTCACATCCCAGTAGCTGTCCAGACTGTAGGTGGGACTTACAATACAACGCAGTCGGTGCACATATGGGATCCCAGTCAGCAACAGAACCAAGAAGACGGAAATGAGCAACAAATCCACCTTCAG GAACAAGGAGAAGGcgaggctagtgctgaaccgTCTGCAGAAATTTTAGTTCCCATCTCTCTGAAGCCAGACGAGGGTCTGGAGGTATGGCGCCTGTGGGTCAAGAGGAAAAATATCGAGCTAAGCAAGCAGGACAAGACAAAGCTTGCACCCATTGGCC GTCGCCAACCGCTGCGTTTTCAAGAAGACTTGATCTCCAGTGCAGTAGCCGAGCTCAATCTCGGGCTTGCCCTCATGACGCAGGAGGCCCGAGGATCAGAGGAGGAACAATTTGCTCCAGATGTTCTTTATTATGTCTTCTTGTGTATACAAAAG TACCTCTTTGAAAATGGACGCGTGGATGACATTTTCTCTGATCCATACTACACTCGATTCTGTGAGAGTTTAAATAAAATCCTCACTGGTTGGAAGCCCAGTGTTCATCCTCTCG GTTACATCATTCCGAGTCATGTGACAGAGGAGATGCTGTGGGAATGTAAACAGCTTGGTGCACATTCACCTTGGACTTTATTAACAACTCTGATGTACTTTAACaccaa GTGTTTTCGTCTGTTAACACCTGAGCAGCACCTAAAGGTGGCCTTCTCCAAGGTCTTAAGGCACACCAGGAAGAACCCTACCAATACCAAGGACAAAGCAACTACTATCCGCCTTCTGAAAGGGCAGAGCTCACATAAAG GTCCAGATGACCTATACGACGAGCAGATCGAGGATCCAGACAATCCACTCCGTTGTCCGATCAAACTTTACGACTTTTATCTCTTCAAATG CCCTCAAAGCGTCAAAGGTCGAAACGACGCGTACTACATGACCCCGGAGCCCGTGGTGGCGCCAAACAGCCCCATGTGGTACTCGTCTCAGCCTCTCACCACTCAGCAGGTGGAGCAAACGCTGGCGCGCATCCTGGTGGTCCGAGAGATCCAGGAGATCATCGGTGCCGCTTCCGAGAGTTAA